In Gemmata obscuriglobus, a single genomic region encodes these proteins:
- the lysS gene encoding lysine--tRNA ligase produces the protein MADETTDLAEVRLQKLRQIEALGLDPWGHRFDNAQPIGEIRKLPADKFDDAKSGPKVRAAGRVVRARTGGKLMWFEIWDQTGRVQLMVRVNKLTETEWQVAQLLDLGDIIGVDGEFGTTKTGELTIQVEKLTFLTKSLEPHPKDVYGMGDEEYRLRHRYLDMVYTPDTLRRAHQRVKIIRTIRNHLDAQGYMEVETPTLHAIAGGAAARPFETHHNALDIDLFVRIALELPLKRLLVGGIEKVYELGRVFRNEGISRKHNPEFTMLELYQSYGDYQTMMDLTEGLIVACVDVVGPTATVNLDEEYEDKGEKKTRAVPHRVYDLHGERHLRFGEKVVNFNPPFQRAKYGDLFKEHVGCDMTDEAAVLAAARAANIATEGKDKTTNYAEKLNLAYKKVAQTVPADAQPPREITTPKAHVVLVQELFEKFVEDALVGPVFVYDYPSPLCPLTKRKRENPAIAERFELYVHGMELANAYTELNDPITQEQTFSQQLAGLSDDDSMAKMDHDFIRALRHGMPPAGGLGIGIDRLVMLLTNTQTIRDVILFPLLRPEQK, from the coding sequence GTGGCGGACGAAACAACCGACCTCGCCGAAGTGCGGCTCCAGAAGCTCCGACAGATCGAGGCCCTCGGCCTCGACCCGTGGGGCCACCGGTTCGATAACGCCCAGCCCATCGGCGAGATTCGGAAACTCCCGGCCGACAAGTTCGACGACGCCAAGTCCGGGCCGAAGGTCCGCGCCGCCGGCCGGGTGGTGCGGGCGCGCACCGGCGGCAAGCTCATGTGGTTCGAGATCTGGGACCAGACCGGCCGCGTCCAGCTCATGGTCCGGGTCAACAAGCTCACCGAGACCGAGTGGCAGGTCGCCCAACTGCTCGACCTGGGCGACATCATCGGCGTGGACGGCGAGTTCGGCACCACCAAGACCGGCGAACTCACGATCCAGGTCGAGAAGCTCACGTTCCTCACGAAGAGCCTGGAGCCGCACCCCAAGGACGTGTACGGGATGGGCGACGAGGAGTACCGGCTCCGGCACCGGTACCTCGACATGGTCTACACGCCCGACACGCTGCGCCGCGCGCACCAGCGGGTGAAGATCATCCGCACCATCCGCAACCACCTCGACGCTCAGGGGTACATGGAGGTCGAAACGCCGACGCTGCACGCCATCGCCGGCGGGGCCGCGGCGCGGCCGTTCGAGACGCACCACAACGCGCTCGACATTGACCTGTTCGTGCGCATCGCCCTGGAGTTGCCGCTGAAGCGGTTGCTGGTGGGCGGGATCGAGAAGGTGTACGAGCTGGGGCGGGTGTTCCGGAACGAGGGGATCAGTCGGAAGCACAACCCCGAGTTCACGATGCTCGAGCTGTACCAGTCGTACGGCGACTACCAGACGATGATGGACCTCACCGAAGGGCTCATCGTCGCGTGTGTCGACGTAGTCGGCCCGACTGCGACCGTCAACCTGGACGAGGAGTACGAGGATAAGGGCGAGAAGAAGACCCGCGCGGTGCCCCACCGCGTGTACGACCTGCACGGCGAGCGGCACCTGCGGTTCGGCGAGAAGGTGGTGAACTTCAACCCGCCGTTCCAGCGCGCCAAGTACGGCGACCTGTTCAAGGAACACGTTGGCTGCGACATGACCGACGAGGCCGCGGTGCTCGCTGCGGCGCGGGCGGCAAATATTGCGACGGAAGGGAAGGATAAGACGACAAACTACGCTGAGAAGCTTAATCTCGCTTACAAGAAGGTCGCCCAAACTGTCCCTGCAGATGCACAACCGCCCCGTGAAATTACTACGCCCAAGGCGCACGTGGTTCTCGTTCAAGAACTGTTCGAGAAGTTTGTGGAGGACGCGCTGGTCGGTCCGGTGTTCGTGTACGATTACCCTTCACCTCTGTGCCCCCTCACGAAGCGCAAGCGGGAAAACCCGGCCATCGCCGAGCGGTTCGAGCTGTACGTTCACGGGATGGAGCTGGCAAACGCCTACACCGAACTGAACGACCCGATCACGCAGGAGCAGACCTTCTCGCAGCAGCTCGCGGGCCTGAGTGACGACGACTCAATGGCGAAGATGGATCACGACTTCATCCGCGCGCTGCGGCACGGCATGCCGCCGGCCGGCGGCCTGGGCATCGGCATCGACCGGCTGGTGATGCTGCTCACGAACACCCAGACCATCCGCGACGTGATCCTGTTCCCGCTACTGCGCCCGGAGCAGAAGTGA
- a CDS encoding class I SAM-dependent methyltransferase: MTGTDRRLAEQLFHDKQAAERADTFRGDAGSLRFNTDDYLDHETWVRPAFGSLGDLRGRRALDYGCGHGMAAVTLARAGAHVTAFDLSPGYVAEARARADANGVVVECVTADGEELPFETASFDAVWGNAILHHLDLARAGAELRRVLKPGGVAVFCEPWGGNPLLGFARRALPYPGKDRTPDEHPLTRRDLDPLRRIFPAMNVRGFQLLGMVRRVWKNRPALRLLDAVDVRLLRTVPPLENWCRYVVIVLRAG, from the coding sequence ATGACCGGCACTGACCGCCGACTCGCCGAACAGCTCTTCCACGACAAGCAGGCCGCGGAACGCGCCGACACGTTCCGCGGCGACGCCGGTTCGCTCCGGTTTAACACCGACGACTACCTCGATCACGAAACCTGGGTGCGTCCCGCGTTCGGATCGCTCGGCGATTTGCGCGGGAGACGGGCGCTCGATTACGGGTGCGGGCACGGGATGGCGGCGGTCACGCTCGCCCGCGCCGGCGCACATGTGACCGCGTTCGACCTTTCGCCGGGGTACGTGGCCGAGGCGCGCGCCCGGGCCGATGCGAACGGGGTCGTCGTCGAGTGCGTCACCGCCGACGGCGAAGAGCTGCCCTTCGAGACGGCATCCTTCGACGCGGTTTGGGGCAACGCGATCCTTCACCACCTCGACCTGGCGCGTGCCGGTGCCGAGCTGCGCCGGGTGCTGAAGCCGGGCGGGGTGGCGGTGTTCTGCGAGCCGTGGGGCGGGAACCCGCTGCTGGGGTTCGCCCGGCGGGCGCTGCCGTACCCGGGCAAGGACCGCACCCCGGACGAGCACCCGCTCACGCGCCGCGACCTGGACCCGCTGCGGCGCATCTTCCCGGCGATGAACGTTCGCGGGTTCCAACTCCTGGGCATGGTGCGGCGGGTGTGGAAGAACCGGCCGGCTCTCCGCCTCCTTGATGCGGTTGATGTGCGGCTGCTGCGGACTGTTCCGCCGCTCGAAAACTGGTGCCGGTATGTGGTGATCGTCCTGCGGGCCGGATAG
- a CDS encoding ComEA family DNA-binding protein translates to MSAPAPPSPTANAPGTSGSAQAVLGIFLAVLLGLLAYRGYGSHFGARPTEPAVAAPVDLNAAGEAELVQVPGIGSKTAQSIVLHRQTHGPFRSVEELRNVRGIGAQTLEKVRHRFHTETIATDPLAPPEPPATITRTSFSSPLTSDPPPLPPRPVASTGAKKLQPGDPPIDVNTASPDELQRLPGVGPVMAHAIVTARATKPFDSVNDLDRVKGIGAKTLDKLRPFVTVR, encoded by the coding sequence ATGAGTGCGCCCGCGCCCCCCTCGCCGACCGCCAACGCGCCCGGAACATCGGGCAGCGCGCAGGCGGTTTTGGGCATTTTCTTGGCGGTGCTGCTCGGACTGCTCGCGTACCGCGGGTACGGCTCGCACTTCGGCGCGCGGCCCACCGAACCGGCCGTGGCCGCACCCGTTGATCTGAACGCCGCGGGCGAGGCGGAACTCGTGCAGGTGCCGGGCATCGGCTCGAAAACGGCCCAGTCGATCGTGCTTCACCGTCAAACGCATGGCCCGTTTCGGTCGGTGGAAGAGTTGCGGAACGTTCGTGGGATCGGAGCGCAGACGCTCGAAAAAGTGCGGCACCGGTTCCACACGGAGACGATTGCCACAGACCCGCTCGCGCCGCCGGAACCGCCCGCAACGATTACTCGTACCTCCTTCTCCTCACCACTTACATCGGACCCGCCGCCGCTTCCGCCACGACCGGTTGCCTCCACCGGCGCGAAAAAGCTTCAGCCGGGAGATCCGCCGATCGACGTGAACACTGCGTCGCCGGACGAACTCCAGCGCCTGCCGGGCGTCGGACCCGTAATGGCCCACGCGATCGTAACGGCTCGCGCGACGAAGCCGTTCGACAGCGTCAATGACCTCGACCGCGTGAAGGGGATCGGCGCGAAAACGCTCGACAAGTTGCGCCCGTTCGTGACCGTGAGGTGA
- a CDS encoding SDR family oxidoreductase: protein MARRNLSGLRVLVTGASQGIGRALVTEAAKRGCRVLAAARSQPLLDELATEVRAAGGTIATVAADITKPDDRAAMVKAATDSFGGLDVLINNAGIGATGHFMDSEPEVLRQIFETNFFGLTETTRVLLPLLKQGTTPAIVNISSVVGKRALPARSLYSASKFAVMGFSESIRAELAKDGVDVIVVSPGLTQTNFSKNMLEQKAKMQLDHMRGMTSEEVAAATLNAVTRGSLDVTLTFRGKLLVLVNRFAPWVVDFFSKKTVRKLFADEIAERKKKQTEAAGK from the coding sequence ATGGCGCGTCGGAATCTGAGCGGGCTGCGTGTGCTGGTCACCGGGGCGTCGCAGGGCATCGGGCGGGCGCTGGTGACCGAGGCCGCGAAGCGCGGGTGCCGGGTGCTCGCGGCGGCGCGGTCGCAACCCCTTCTGGACGAACTCGCGACCGAGGTGCGGGCCGCGGGCGGCACCATCGCGACCGTTGCCGCCGACATCACCAAGCCCGACGACCGCGCCGCGATGGTGAAGGCCGCAACCGACAGCTTCGGCGGGCTGGACGTGCTCATCAACAACGCGGGCATCGGGGCGACGGGCCACTTCATGGACTCGGAGCCCGAGGTGCTGCGTCAGATCTTTGAAACCAACTTCTTCGGGCTGACCGAAACGACCCGCGTACTCCTACCGCTGCTGAAGCAGGGGACCACCCCGGCGATCGTGAACATCTCGTCGGTGGTGGGCAAGCGGGCACTGCCGGCGCGGTCGCTGTACTCCGCGAGCAAGTTCGCGGTGATGGGGTTCAGCGAGTCCATCCGCGCCGAACTGGCGAAGGACGGCGTCGATGTCATCGTCGTGTCGCCCGGCCTGACGCAAACCAACTTCTCGAAGAACATGTTGGAGCAGAAGGCCAAGATGCAACTCGACCACATGCGCGGCATGACGAGCGAAGAGGTAGCCGCGGCGACGCTGAACGCCGTCACGCGCGGGAGCCTGGACGTGACCCTCACCTTCCGCGGGAAGCTGCTGGTGCTGGTGAACCGCTTCGCCCCGTGGGTCGTGGACTTCTTCTCGAAGAAGACGGTGCGCAAGCTGTTTGCGGACGAGATCGCCGAGCGCAAGAAGAAACAAACAGAAGCGGCGGGGAAGTGA
- a CDS encoding N-acetylglucosamine-6-phosphate deacetylase, whose protein sequence is MAVTVFSNATLVLPDRVWPGATLAVTDGRISEIDQDLHVVDAIDLGGMYLAPGFVELHVHGGDGADFMDGTAEAFRTVCRCHARHGTTSLTPTSTVATGPQYDKFLNLCDELYGDVLGGARIVGSHFYGPYFARPARGCHPDQEFLVPNADNADRFTKLAAKMPLVVTVAPEIENAEWLVRTYAPRGVKFNAGHSHGTFSQVEAAVSWGVKHVDHLFCAMSDRARLRQTQAFPMRAGVLEATLYFDQLTTEVIADGKHLAPELLRLAYKAKGADRLALVTDSMRAVDMPDGEYWFGAEGSGERVRKKDGVGVTLDGTALASCVMGMDHCLRTMHFAAGVPLVEAVRMASLTPARILGLETEIGSLEVGKRADLVVLDHELNVRQVYVGGASIGGF, encoded by the coding sequence ATGGCTGTAACGGTTTTCTCGAACGCAACGCTCGTGCTGCCCGATCGCGTGTGGCCCGGCGCCACGCTGGCGGTTACCGACGGCCGCATTTCGGAGATCGACCAGGACTTGCACGTGGTTGACGCGATCGACCTCGGGGGAATGTACCTCGCGCCCGGGTTCGTGGAGCTTCACGTTCACGGCGGTGACGGCGCCGACTTCATGGACGGCACCGCCGAAGCGTTCCGGACCGTGTGCCGGTGCCACGCGCGCCACGGGACGACGAGCCTCACCCCGACGAGCACCGTCGCCACCGGCCCGCAGTACGACAAGTTCCTGAATCTGTGTGACGAACTGTACGGCGACGTTCTCGGCGGTGCCCGCATTGTGGGCAGCCACTTTTATGGCCCTTATTTCGCACGTCCGGCCCGCGGGTGTCACCCCGATCAGGAGTTCCTCGTTCCGAACGCCGATAACGCGGACCGGTTCACGAAGCTCGCGGCGAAAATGCCCCTGGTCGTCACCGTGGCGCCCGAGATCGAAAATGCGGAGTGGCTCGTTCGGACCTACGCCCCCCGCGGCGTGAAGTTCAACGCCGGGCACAGCCACGGCACGTTCTCCCAGGTGGAAGCGGCGGTGTCGTGGGGGGTGAAGCACGTCGACCACCTCTTCTGCGCGATGTCCGATCGCGCGCGGCTGCGGCAAACACAGGCGTTCCCGATGCGGGCCGGGGTGCTCGAAGCCACCCTGTACTTCGACCAGCTCACGACGGAAGTGATCGCCGACGGGAAGCACCTCGCACCCGAACTGCTGCGCCTCGCGTACAAGGCGAAGGGCGCGGACCGGCTCGCGCTGGTGACGGATTCGATGCGCGCGGTCGATATGCCCGACGGCGAATACTGGTTCGGCGCCGAAGGGAGCGGGGAGCGCGTCCGCAAGAAGGACGGTGTCGGCGTGACGCTCGACGGCACGGCGCTGGCGTCGTGCGTGATGGGTATGGATCACTGCCTGCGGACCATGCACTTCGCCGCCGGCGTTCCGCTCGTTGAAGCGGTCCGCATGGCGAGTCTGACACCCGCCCGCATCCTTGGGCTGGAGACCGAGATCGGCAGCCTGGAGGTCGGGAAGCGTGCGGACCTGGTCGTACTCGATCACGAACTGAACGTGCGGCAGGTGTATGTGGGCGGGGCGTCGATCGGTGGGTTTTAA
- a CDS encoding DUF1501 domain-containing protein produces MRRDFLKLCGLAGLGLAVPFRSRESRAAGKPTDEPYPGPFYVVFNASGGWDTTYLMDPKGVNGINRLYKDGDILTKGAHKYAPNKAHAKGGLCNEDFYSEFGAELLTFNGLDYSTNNHSPGARYMATGKLDSTEYPTFAALVAACRGPNCPLAFLTFGNYSATGNLVAMSRVPYLPSLKKIALADAMDGNERSPYHDKFALDRIEEALRETNEAAGAAPRLPRAERAENMLYAAQVNSKALQRVAQYIPATSPKERMAQQVEIALASFKAGVCVSANLTIGQFDSHANNDADQMKLIPEFLAGVAYLMRRAGELKIREQIVVVVQSEMGRTPDYNAGNGKDHWSIGSALFLGRGIKGNRVVGATDAKQFAMPLAPATLALDKDKGIKVRPEHVHLALRELAGITDHPLSKKFPLGVPEREKLRGLWTGA; encoded by the coding sequence GTGCGACGTGACTTCCTGAAACTGTGCGGGCTGGCCGGGTTGGGGCTCGCGGTGCCCTTCCGGTCGCGCGAATCGCGCGCCGCGGGGAAGCCCACGGACGAGCCCTACCCGGGGCCGTTCTACGTCGTGTTTAACGCCTCCGGCGGGTGGGACACGACGTACCTGATGGACCCGAAAGGGGTCAACGGGATCAACCGGCTCTACAAGGACGGCGACATCCTCACGAAGGGCGCGCACAAGTACGCCCCCAACAAGGCGCACGCGAAAGGCGGCTTGTGTAACGAGGACTTCTACTCCGAGTTCGGCGCCGAGCTGCTCACGTTCAACGGGCTCGACTACTCGACCAACAACCACTCGCCCGGCGCCCGCTACATGGCGACGGGCAAACTCGACAGCACCGAGTATCCGACCTTTGCGGCGCTGGTCGCGGCGTGCCGCGGTCCGAACTGTCCGCTCGCGTTCCTGACGTTCGGCAACTACTCGGCGACCGGCAACCTTGTGGCGATGTCGCGGGTGCCGTACCTGCCGTCGCTCAAGAAGATCGCGCTGGCCGACGCGATGGACGGCAACGAGCGCTCGCCGTACCACGACAAATTCGCGCTCGACCGGATCGAAGAGGCGCTCCGCGAAACGAACGAGGCGGCGGGGGCCGCGCCACGGCTCCCCCGCGCCGAGCGCGCCGAAAACATGCTGTACGCGGCGCAGGTGAACTCCAAGGCGCTCCAGCGGGTGGCCCAGTACATTCCCGCGACCTCGCCCAAGGAGCGAATGGCGCAGCAGGTCGAGATCGCGCTCGCGTCGTTCAAGGCCGGGGTGTGCGTGTCCGCGAACCTGACCATCGGCCAGTTCGACAGCCACGCCAACAACGACGCCGACCAGATGAAGCTGATCCCGGAGTTCCTGGCGGGCGTCGCGTACCTAATGCGCCGGGCCGGCGAGCTGAAGATCCGCGAGCAGATCGTGGTGGTGGTTCAGAGCGAGATGGGCCGCACCCCCGACTACAACGCCGGCAACGGGAAGGATCACTGGTCGATCGGGTCCGCGCTCTTTTTGGGGCGCGGGATCAAAGGCAACCGCGTGGTCGGTGCGACCGACGCGAAGCAATTCGCGATGCCGCTCGCCCCTGCAACCTTGGCGCTCGACAAAGACAAGGGCATTAAGGTGCGGCCCGAGCACGTTCACCTCGCGCTGCGCGAGCTGGCGGGGATCACGGACCACCCGCTGAGCAAGAAGTTCCCGCTCGGGGTGCCCGAGAGGGAGAAGCTCCGCGGGCTCTGGACCGGCGCTTGA
- a CDS encoding sulfatase-like hydrolase/transferase, with product MTRAALALLFLVAFGPPVRGADAAPQKPNVLLILADDLGFSDLGSYGGEIDTPNLDALAKNGLRFTQFYNTARCWPTRGSILTGYYAQQIRRDTVPGVPSGNQGTRPAWANLLSELIAPHGYVSYHSGKWHVDGLPLKNGFTHSYSLNDHDRHFAPKKHTEDDKQLPAADPKEGYYSSTAIADYAIKQLTGHFEKHPTKPFFEFVAFTAPHFPVQAPAADVAKYRKRYLAGWDERREARWKRMQDLGLGDTLPPIERDLGPPYAFPEAIKKLGPNELNRPLAWKDLTAEQKAFQADKMAVHAAMVDRMDREIGRILETLKKAKQFDNTLVVFLSDNGASAEIMVRGDGHDPHAECGTGATFLSIGPGWSSLCNTPFRRHKTWVHEGGIHTPLIAHWPNGINAKGELRGTPGHVADVVPTVLELAVGKPVTSPTNSAPDFAGRSLVPAFVKDGTVKRDTLWWQHEGNRALRVGDFKIVAAGKDAEWELYDLKADPTETKNIAKEKPEKVRELAAAWQKEAETYYALAKKDAAPAKTNTPPAKKSKQPNVLFIAVDDLNHWVGHLGRNKQTKTPNIDRLAKMGVTFTHAYCAAPVCNPSRAALMSGLRPGSTGVYDNGQNWRPVIGKELTLTTQFLNAGYNVYGTGKIYHANVHRDGEWTDYFVGGKEKTTPHPDSKDDGVGGIKFRSLTDDSKLPDESIVDYGIKQLQAKHEKPFFLAVGLHKPHMPWNVPKKYYDLFPLDQIELPPTQKDDLKDVPAGGLKMAKPDGDHATMVKSGRWKEAVQAYLATIAYCDAQIGLLLDAYDKSSAKEDTIIVFWGDHGWHLGEKEHWRKFALWEEATRMPYIWVVPGMTTPGGVCDRTVDLMSVYPTLCGICGIARPKHVEGEDLLPLLRDPRAKWDRPAVTTFHLNNHAVRTDRWRYIRYADGGEELYDHTKDPYEWVNLAGDAKFADAKKELTKLLPTTNKPELPRNKE from the coding sequence ATGACCCGCGCTGCGCTCGCTCTGCTCTTTCTGGTTGCATTCGGCCCGCCGGTGCGCGGGGCGGACGCCGCACCCCAGAAGCCCAACGTTTTACTGATCCTCGCCGACGATCTGGGCTTCTCGGATCTTGGGAGCTACGGCGGCGAGATCGACACGCCGAACCTCGACGCGCTCGCGAAGAACGGGCTGCGGTTCACGCAGTTCTACAACACCGCCCGGTGCTGGCCGACCCGCGGGTCGATCCTCACCGGCTATTACGCCCAGCAAATCCGTCGCGACACCGTGCCGGGCGTGCCCAGCGGCAATCAGGGCACACGCCCCGCGTGGGCGAACCTCTTGTCGGAACTGATCGCGCCGCACGGCTACGTCTCGTACCACTCCGGCAAATGGCACGTCGATGGTTTGCCCCTCAAGAACGGGTTCACACACTCGTACAGCCTCAACGACCACGACCGCCACTTCGCACCCAAGAAGCACACCGAGGACGACAAGCAACTCCCCGCGGCCGACCCGAAAGAGGGCTATTACTCCAGCACCGCGATTGCCGATTACGCGATCAAGCAACTGACCGGCCACTTCGAGAAGCACCCGACCAAGCCCTTTTTCGAGTTCGTCGCGTTCACGGCCCCGCACTTCCCGGTTCAGGCGCCCGCTGCGGACGTGGCGAAGTACCGGAAGAGGTACCTCGCCGGTTGGGACGAACGCCGTGAGGCACGCTGGAAACGCATGCAGGACCTCGGGCTGGGCGACACGCTCCCCCCGATCGAGCGCGACCTCGGCCCACCATACGCATTTCCAGAGGCGATCAAAAAACTCGGTCCGAATGAGCTGAATCGCCCGCTTGCGTGGAAAGACCTGACCGCCGAGCAGAAGGCGTTCCAGGCCGACAAGATGGCCGTTCACGCCGCAATGGTGGACCGGATGGATCGCGAGATCGGTCGCATCCTGGAGACGCTCAAGAAGGCGAAGCAGTTCGACAACACGCTGGTGGTGTTCCTCTCGGACAACGGCGCGAGCGCGGAAATCATGGTCCGCGGCGACGGCCACGACCCGCATGCCGAGTGCGGCACCGGGGCCACGTTCCTGAGCATCGGGCCGGGCTGGTCGAGCCTGTGCAACACGCCGTTCCGTCGGCACAAGACGTGGGTCCACGAGGGCGGCATCCACACACCACTCATTGCCCACTGGCCGAACGGGATTAACGCGAAGGGCGAACTGCGAGGTACCCCCGGGCACGTCGCGGACGTCGTTCCGACCGTGCTGGAACTGGCGGTCGGGAAACCCGTCACTTCCCCCACCAATAGCGCGCCGGACTTCGCGGGGCGCAGCCTGGTTCCCGCGTTCGTCAAAGACGGAACCGTGAAGCGGGACACGCTCTGGTGGCAGCACGAGGGCAACCGGGCGCTGCGCGTCGGTGACTTCAAAATCGTCGCCGCGGGCAAAGATGCCGAGTGGGAGCTGTACGACCTCAAGGCCGATCCGACCGAGACGAAGAACATTGCGAAAGAAAAGCCCGAGAAGGTGCGCGAACTGGCGGCTGCGTGGCAAAAGGAAGCCGAAACGTACTACGCCCTGGCGAAGAAGGACGCTGCACCGGCGAAGACCAACACCCCACCGGCGAAGAAGTCCAAGCAACCCAACGTGCTGTTCATTGCGGTGGACGACCTGAACCACTGGGTCGGGCACTTGGGGCGCAACAAGCAGACGAAGACGCCCAACATCGACCGCCTGGCGAAGATGGGTGTGACGTTCACGCACGCTTACTGCGCGGCCCCGGTGTGCAACCCGTCCCGGGCGGCGCTGATGTCAGGGCTGCGCCCGGGCAGCACCGGCGTGTACGACAACGGCCAGAACTGGCGGCCCGTGATCGGCAAGGAACTCACGCTCACCACGCAGTTCCTGAACGCGGGTTACAACGTGTACGGCACGGGCAAGATCTACCACGCTAACGTCCACCGCGACGGCGAGTGGACCGACTACTTCGTCGGCGGGAAGGAGAAGACCACCCCGCACCCCGACTCGAAGGACGACGGCGTCGGCGGGATCAAGTTCCGCTCGCTCACGGACGACTCGAAGCTGCCGGACGAGAGCATCGTGGACTACGGCATCAAGCAGCTTCAGGCGAAGCACGAGAAGCCGTTCTTCCTCGCCGTGGGGTTGCACAAGCCGCACATGCCCTGGAACGTGCCGAAGAAGTATTACGACCTGTTCCCACTCGATCAGATCGAGCTTCCGCCCACCCAGAAGGACGACCTGAAGGACGTGCCCGCGGGCGGTCTGAAGATGGCGAAGCCCGACGGCGACCACGCGACGATGGTGAAGTCCGGGCGCTGGAAGGAGGCGGTGCAGGCATACCTCGCGACCATCGCGTACTGCGACGCGCAGATCGGCCTGCTGCTCGACGCCTACGACAAGTCGTCCGCCAAGGAGGACACGATCATCGTCTTCTGGGGCGATCACGGGTGGCACCTGGGCGAGAAGGAGCACTGGCGCAAGTTCGCGCTGTGGGAAGAGGCCACGCGGATGCCGTACATCTGGGTCGTACCTGGGATGACGACACCCGGCGGCGTGTGCGACCGCACCGTGGACCTGATGAGCGTGTACCCGACGCTCTGCGGGATCTGCGGCATCGCGCGACCCAAGCACGTCGAGGGTGAAGACCTTTTGCCGCTACTGCGCGACCCGCGGGCGAAGTGGGACCGCCCCGCGGTCACCACCTTCCACCTCAACAACCACGCGGTGCGCACGGACCGCTGGCGGTACATCCGGTACGCGGACGGCGGCGAGGAACTGTACGACCACACGAAGGACCCATACGAGTGGGTCAACCTCGCCGGTGATGCGAAGTTCGCCGACGCGAAGAAGGAACTGACGAAGCTCCTCCCAACGACGAACAAGCCCGAGCTTCCGCGCAATAAGGAGTGA